One Streptomyces sp. V4I8 genomic window carries:
- the efeO gene encoding iron uptake system protein EfeO, translating to MRPARLSAVTAAAAVAALTAVTGCTEKGSSAGGDRVVNVTSTDDKCEVSKKEFPAGHVELAIENKGSKVTEVYILFPDDRIVTERENIGPGTKQTVTAEVKAGDYTIACKPGMKGDGIRQAVKATGKGTAAKRDPRLDKAVAAYRAYTQAQADETLPKAEAFAKAVKDGDIEAAKKAYAPSRIGWERTEPVAESFGDIDPKVDVREDGLEDGQDPATDWTGWHRLEKALWQDKKIGDREKELADQLITDLKDWQNRVGKAEITPTSMANGAKELLDEVATGKVTGEEERYSHTDLVDFKANVEGAEKAYALLKPVAKENDPALVTELDKQFGALNTLLDKYRADKASYDFTSYDKVGDADRKELSDGVNALAEPLSKLAAAVVVK from the coding sequence ATGCGACCCGCCAGACTCTCAGCCGTCACCGCTGCCGCCGCCGTGGCGGCTCTGACCGCCGTCACGGGGTGCACCGAGAAGGGCAGCTCGGCGGGTGGCGACCGGGTCGTCAACGTGACCTCGACGGACGACAAGTGCGAGGTGTCGAAGAAGGAGTTCCCGGCCGGGCACGTCGAACTCGCCATCGAGAACAAGGGCTCCAAGGTCACCGAGGTCTACATCCTCTTCCCGGACGACCGCATCGTCACCGAGCGGGAGAACATAGGACCCGGCACCAAGCAGACCGTCACCGCCGAGGTGAAGGCGGGCGACTACACCATCGCCTGCAAGCCCGGCATGAAGGGCGACGGCATCCGGCAGGCCGTCAAGGCCACCGGCAAGGGCACCGCGGCCAAGCGTGACCCGCGGCTGGACAAGGCCGTCGCCGCCTACCGCGCGTACACGCAGGCGCAGGCCGACGAGACGCTGCCGAAGGCGGAGGCGTTCGCCAAGGCCGTCAAGGACGGCGACATCGAGGCTGCCAAGAAGGCCTACGCCCCCTCCCGCATCGGCTGGGAGCGCACCGAGCCGGTCGCTGAGTCCTTCGGCGACATCGACCCCAAGGTCGACGTCCGCGAGGACGGCCTGGAGGACGGCCAGGACCCGGCCACGGACTGGACCGGCTGGCACCGCCTGGAGAAGGCGCTCTGGCAGGACAAGAAGATCGGCGACCGGGAGAAGGAGCTCGCCGACCAGCTCATCACCGACCTGAAGGACTGGCAGAACCGGGTCGGCAAGGCCGAGATCACCCCGACCTCCATGGCCAACGGCGCCAAGGAACTCCTCGACGAGGTCGCCACCGGCAAGGTCACCGGCGAGGAGGAGCGCTACTCGCACACCGACCTGGTCGACTTCAAGGCCAACGTCGAGGGCGCCGAGAAGGCCTACGCGCTGCTGAAGCCGGTCGCCAAGGAGAACGACCCGGCGCTGGTGACCGAGCTCGACAAGCAGTTCGGCGCGCTGAACACGCTGCTCGACAAGTACCGGGCGGACAAGGCGTCGTACGACTTCACCTCGTACGACAAGGTCGGCGACGCCGATCGCAAGGAGCTGTCGGACGGCGTCAACGCGCTCGCGGAGCCGCTGTCCAAGCTCGCCGCCGCCGTCGTCGTGAAGTAG
- the efeB gene encoding iron uptake transporter deferrochelatase/peroxidase subunit has translation MSETSTGNSPSPSRRALIGWGGAGLALGAAAAGGAVAMTRTGNDVDPAGAATGAAIDFYGDRQAGIATPVQDRLHFAAFDVQTDDRAEFVQMLKDWTAAARRMTAGHAVGEGAYGGLAEAPPDDTGEALGLKPSRLTLTIGFGPSLFEKYGEAFGIADARPEALEELPKFAGDNLDKNRSGGDLCIQACADDPQVAVHAIRNLARIGFGKVVIKWSQLGFGKTSSTTPDEQTPRNLMGFKDGTRNIAGTETDRLKKFVWVDPSDGPEWMAGGSYLVARRIRMHIETWDRTSLQEQEDIFGRDKGEGAPVGKAKERDEPFLKAMLPDAHVRLAHPASNDGATILRRGYSFTDGTDGLGRLDAGLFFLAYQRDPRTGFIRVQRNLARDALNEYIQHVGSALFAIPPGVRDKDDWWGRTLFSKEA, from the coding sequence ATGAGCGAGACCTCGACCGGGAATTCACCGTCCCCGTCCCGGCGTGCGCTGATCGGCTGGGGCGGTGCCGGGCTCGCGCTCGGCGCCGCCGCGGCCGGCGGTGCGGTGGCGATGACCCGTACGGGCAACGACGTGGATCCGGCGGGCGCCGCGACGGGCGCCGCCATCGACTTCTACGGCGACCGGCAGGCCGGTATCGCCACTCCCGTGCAGGACCGGCTGCACTTCGCCGCGTTCGACGTGCAGACCGACGACCGCGCCGAGTTCGTGCAGATGCTGAAGGACTGGACGGCGGCCGCGCGCCGGATGACCGCCGGGCACGCGGTCGGCGAGGGCGCGTACGGCGGTCTGGCCGAGGCACCGCCGGACGACACCGGTGAGGCGCTGGGGCTGAAGCCGTCGCGGCTGACGCTCACGATCGGCTTCGGGCCGTCGCTCTTCGAGAAGTACGGCGAGGCGTTCGGCATCGCGGACGCCCGCCCCGAAGCCCTGGAAGAGCTGCCGAAGTTCGCCGGGGACAACCTGGACAAGAACCGCAGCGGCGGCGACCTGTGCATCCAGGCCTGCGCGGACGACCCCCAGGTCGCCGTGCACGCCATCCGCAACCTGGCCCGGATCGGCTTCGGCAAGGTCGTCATCAAGTGGTCCCAACTCGGCTTCGGGAAGACCTCGTCCACGACGCCCGACGAGCAGACCCCGCGCAACCTCATGGGGTTCAAGGACGGCACCCGCAACATCGCGGGGACGGAGACGGACCGGCTGAAGAAGTTCGTGTGGGTGGACCCCTCCGACGGCCCCGAGTGGATGGCCGGCGGTTCCTATCTCGTCGCCCGGCGCATCCGGATGCACATCGAGACCTGGGACCGCACCTCGCTCCAGGAGCAGGAGGACATCTTCGGCCGCGACAAGGGCGAGGGCGCCCCGGTCGGCAAGGCCAAGGAGCGCGACGAGCCGTTCCTGAAGGCGATGCTGCCCGACGCGCACGTCCGGCTCGCGCACCCCGCCTCCAACGACGGGGCGACGATCCTGCGCCGCGGCTACTCCTTCACCGACGGCACCGACGGCCTCGGCCGCCTGGACGCGGGGCTGTTCTTCCTCGCCTACCAGCGCGACCCGCGCACCGGGTTCATCCGCGTCCAGCGCAATCTGGCCCGCGACGCGCTCAACGAGTACATCCAGCACGTGGGTTCGGCGCTCTTCGCGATCCCGCCCGGCGTCCGCGACAAGGACGACTGGTGGGGCCGGACGCTGTTCTCCAAGGAGGCGTGA
- the efeU gene encoding iron uptake transporter permease EfeU — translation MFSNYLIGLREGLEASLVVCILIAYLVKTDRRDALKPIWIGIGVAVALALGFGCALEFGSQELTFEAQEALGGSLSILAVGLVTWMVFWMRRTARHLKSELHGKLDAALQMGTGALVATAFLAVGREGLETALFVWASVRAAGDGSPRPLVGAALGIVTAIVLGWLFYRGALRINLARFFTWTGGMLVVVAAGVLAYGVHDLQEARWLPGLSNRAFDISDTIDPSSWYGTLLKGVFNFQPDPTVVQVTVWLLYLIPTLALFLAPVGFASGKGKVKAADEQGSRPSKAPQA, via the coding sequence ATGTTCTCCAACTACCTGATCGGCCTGCGCGAGGGGCTCGAGGCCAGCCTCGTCGTCTGCATCCTCATCGCCTACCTGGTGAAGACGGACCGCAGGGACGCGCTGAAGCCCATCTGGATCGGCATCGGCGTCGCCGTCGCCCTCGCGCTGGGCTTCGGCTGCGCACTCGAATTCGGCTCCCAGGAGCTGACGTTCGAGGCGCAGGAGGCCCTCGGCGGCTCCCTGTCGATCCTCGCGGTGGGCCTGGTGACCTGGATGGTGTTCTGGATGCGGCGCACCGCCCGGCACCTGAAGTCCGAGCTGCACGGCAAGCTGGACGCGGCCCTCCAGATGGGCACGGGCGCGCTGGTCGCGACCGCGTTCCTGGCCGTCGGCCGGGAGGGCCTGGAGACGGCCCTGTTCGTGTGGGCGTCGGTGCGCGCGGCCGGCGACGGCAGCCCGCGCCCACTGGTCGGCGCCGCCCTCGGCATCGTCACGGCGATCGTCCTGGGCTGGCTGTTCTACCGCGGCGCCCTGCGCATCAACCTCGCCAGGTTCTTCACCTGGACCGGCGGCATGCTCGTCGTCGTGGCGGCGGGCGTGCTGGCGTACGGCGTCCACGACCTGCAGGAAGCGCGCTGGCTGCCGGGCCTGAGCAACCGGGCCTTCGACATCAGCGACACCATCGATCCGTCGAGCTGGTACGGCACTCTGCTCAAGGGCGTCTTCAACTTCCAGCCCGACCCGACCGTCGTCCAGGTCACGGTGTGGCTGCTGTACCTGATCCCGACGCTCGCGCTGTTCCTCGCCCCGGTAGGGTTCGCCTCCGGGAAGGGGAAGGTGAAGGCAGCTGATGAGCAGGGATCGCGGCCCTCGAAGGCTCCGCAGGCTTGA
- a CDS encoding bifunctional DNA primase/polymerase, with amino-acid sequence MSAELGGRTGLQGKLSQWLRGRRPKEAAGDGGREDLLLAAAAVGLPLAPAAHPAGYRCSCDRVGCPTPARHPVSFAWQTQSTTDRGQIERWARHQPQANFITATGMVHDVLDVPAEAGREALERLLGAGIEVGPVAESDDGRLLFFTLTRGTPEDEDEWWPCELDCHPETMDEHPGLRWHCRGSYVLVPPARLTGEGQTVHWVRGLEHPLPDPLSLLETLTDACARHVNEGPDHVSAAWPLRH; translated from the coding sequence ATGAGCGCGGAGTTGGGCGGCCGGACCGGCCTGCAGGGCAAGCTCTCCCAGTGGCTGCGCGGACGCCGCCCCAAGGAGGCCGCCGGTGACGGTGGCCGGGAGGACCTGCTGCTCGCCGCCGCGGCGGTGGGACTGCCCCTCGCGCCCGCCGCGCACCCGGCCGGCTACCGATGTTCCTGTGATCGCGTCGGCTGCCCCACCCCCGCCCGGCACCCGGTGTCCTTCGCCTGGCAGACGCAGTCCACCACCGACCGCGGCCAGATCGAGCGCTGGGCCCGTCACCAGCCGCAGGCCAACTTCATCACCGCCACCGGCATGGTGCACGACGTCCTGGACGTGCCGGCCGAGGCCGGGCGCGAGGCGCTGGAGCGGCTGCTAGGCGCCGGTATCGAGGTCGGCCCGGTCGCCGAGAGCGACGACGGCCGGCTGCTGTTCTTCACCCTCACGCGCGGTACGCCCGAGGACGAGGACGAGTGGTGGCCCTGCGAGCTGGACTGCCACCCCGAGACCATGGACGAGCACCCGGGACTGCGCTGGCACTGCCGCGGGTCCTACGTCCTCGTACCGCCCGCGCGGCTGACCGGTGAGGGCCAGACCGTGCACTGGGTCCGCGGCCTCGAACACCCGCTGCCCGACCCGCTCAGCCTCCTCGAAACCCTCACCGACGCCTGCGCCCGCCACGTGAACGAGGGGCCCGACCACGTCTCCGCGGCCTGGCCCCTGCGCCACTAG
- a CDS encoding TetR/AcrR family transcriptional regulator yields the protein MAAQKSAQPAPNSTRRSEKSRRAIYDAALALVGEVGYPRTTIEGIAARAGVGKQTIYRWWSSKADVLLEAFLDLSEQASRDAGPEYEFAIPDTGDLAADLKAVLRLTVDQLQDPRFEIPSRALAAEGVVNEEVGRVFTAKLLQPSLQLYVDRVRAAQEAGQVRQEVDPRIALELWVSPLAQRWLQYTGPISYEYTDTLVDYALHGIAPRPR from the coding sequence ATGGCAGCCCAGAAGTCCGCTCAGCCCGCACCTAACTCCACCCGCCGGAGCGAGAAGTCCCGGCGGGCCATCTACGACGCCGCCCTCGCCCTCGTCGGGGAGGTCGGCTACCCCAGGACCACGATCGAGGGCATCGCCGCCCGCGCGGGCGTCGGCAAGCAGACGATCTACCGCTGGTGGTCGTCGAAGGCCGACGTCCTGCTGGAGGCCTTCCTCGACCTGAGCGAACAGGCGTCCCGGGACGCGGGCCCGGAGTACGAGTTCGCCATCCCGGACACCGGCGACCTCGCCGCCGATCTCAAGGCCGTGCTGCGTCTCACCGTCGACCAGCTCCAGGACCCCCGCTTCGAGATCCCGTCCCGCGCCCTGGCCGCCGAGGGCGTGGTCAACGAGGAGGTCGGCCGGGTCTTCACGGCCAAGCTCCTCCAGCCCTCGCTCCAGCTGTACGTCGACCGGGTGCGCGCCGCCCAGGAGGCCGGCCAGGTCCGCCAGGAGGTCGACCCGCGCATCGCCCTCGAACTCTGGGTCTCCCCCCTCGCCCAGCGCTGGCTGCAGTACACGGGCCCGATCTCCTACGAGTACACCGACACCCTCGTCGACTACGCCCTGCACGGCATCGCCCCGCGCCCACGGTAA
- a CDS encoding DUF6243 family protein yields MTRSGGNMLGVGGTRRNLGREALRGGGRNGRVGGGVDPRAQKKELLRKLQEKQQGGSGTADGSS; encoded by the coding sequence ATGACCCGAAGCGGCGGAAACATGCTCGGAGTCGGCGGCACCCGCCGGAACCTCGGCCGCGAGGCGCTGCGCGGCGGGGGTCGGAACGGCAGGGTCGGCGGCGGGGTCGACCCCCGGGCCCAGAAGAAGGAACTGCTGCGCAAGTTGCAGGAGAAGCAACAGGGAGGGAGCGGCACGGCCGACGGCTCCTCATGA
- a CDS encoding small ribosomal subunit Rsm22 family protein, whose amino-acid sequence MNDPASPADALRSSLATLLDGLPPRQAAQAVDRLIATYRGATPTDTPILRDRADVAAYAAYRMPATFEAVHAALEAFAAAVPDWVPGSHIDVGGGTGAATWAVTATWPGERGVTVLDWAEPALATGREIAVANPALKNARWQRARIGSALTLDPADLVTVSYVLNELTAPDRTTLVDTVASTAQAVVIVEPGTPDGYARIIEARDRLVTAGFHIAAPCPHSADCPIVPGTDWCHFSARVSRSSLHRQIKGGSLAYEDEKFSYVAATRLPVAPAPARVVRKPQIRKGQVLLDLCETEPSLRRTTVTKRHGDLYKAARDADWGDAWPPAEDQDLP is encoded by the coding sequence GTGAACGACCCCGCATCCCCGGCAGACGCCCTGCGCAGCAGTCTCGCCACCCTCCTCGACGGCCTCCCGCCCCGCCAGGCCGCGCAGGCCGTCGACCGCCTCATCGCCACCTACCGCGGGGCCACCCCCACCGACACCCCGATCCTCCGCGACCGCGCCGACGTGGCCGCCTACGCCGCATACCGCATGCCCGCCACCTTCGAGGCCGTCCACGCCGCGCTGGAGGCGTTCGCGGCGGCCGTGCCGGACTGGGTGCCCGGGAGTCACATCGACGTCGGCGGCGGGACCGGCGCCGCGACGTGGGCCGTCACCGCGACCTGGCCCGGCGAGCGCGGCGTCACCGTGCTGGACTGGGCCGAGCCCGCCCTCGCCACCGGCAGGGAGATCGCCGTCGCCAACCCGGCGCTGAAGAACGCCCGTTGGCAGCGCGCCCGCATCGGCTCGGCGCTCACCCTCGACCCCGCCGACCTCGTCACCGTCTCCTACGTCCTCAACGAACTCACCGCCCCCGACCGCACCACCCTCGTCGACACCGTCGCGTCCACCGCCCAGGCCGTCGTGATCGTCGAACCCGGCACCCCCGACGGCTACGCCCGGATCATCGAGGCCCGCGACCGCCTCGTCACCGCCGGCTTCCACATCGCCGCCCCCTGTCCGCACAGCGCCGACTGCCCGATCGTCCCCGGCACGGACTGGTGCCACTTCTCGGCGCGGGTCAGCCGCTCCTCCCTCCACCGCCAGATCAAGGGCGGCTCCCTCGCCTACGAGGACGAGAAGTTCAGCTACGTCGCGGCCACCCGCCTCCCGGTCGCCCCGGCCCCCGCCCGCGTCGTCCGCAAACCCCAGATCCGCAAGGGCCAGGTCCTCCTCGACCTGTGCGAGACCGAACCCTCCCTGCGCCGCACCACGGTCACCAAACGGCACGGCGACCTCTACAAGGCGGCCCGCGACGCCGACTGGGGCGACGCCTGGCCCCCGGCGGAGGACCAGGACCTGCCGTAG
- a CDS encoding serine hydrolase domain-containing protein: protein MPSLERTYGCGGSRELSAPRLRGDTPERAGLDPEEIRHLVREVHDLTAGPRPWAAGVVLVVGRGPYLAVEEATGWAVRYSSYDEEKDAGVELPPETRVPMTTDTPFDLASLTKLFTSVAAVQQIERGTLGIDARVGAYLPDFRAAARHDITVRQLLTHTSGLRPELPLYDCADDAERLEMLRGEAPIGVPGIYCYSDLNLLLLQHVLERITSRTLDVLIHDGITRPLGMTATHFGPCPGAAATEDQRRPWAKADRGMLRGVVHDENAWALGGVAGHAGLFSTGHDLAVFCRALLSGGAYGPARILGPDFVELLLTPPGLGVAIDQPRFMGELAGRGAAGHTGFTGTSMVLDPGTDTFLVLLANAVHPRRRPPDRGARARAAAGTRVARAVRGL, encoded by the coding sequence GTGCCGTCCCTGGAACGGACGTACGGATGCGGAGGGAGCAGGGAGCTGAGCGCGCCGAGACTGCGCGGGGACACGCCGGAAAGGGCCGGACTCGACCCCGAGGAGATCCGTCACCTCGTCCGGGAGGTCCACGACCTCACCGCCGGCCCACGCCCCTGGGCAGCCGGGGTCGTGCTGGTCGTCGGACGGGGGCCGTACCTCGCCGTCGAGGAGGCGACGGGCTGGGCGGTGCGGTACTCCTCCTACGACGAGGAGAAGGACGCCGGGGTGGAACTGCCGCCCGAGACACGCGTCCCGATGACCACGGACACCCCCTTCGACCTGGCCTCCCTCACCAAGCTCTTCACCTCGGTCGCCGCGGTGCAGCAGATCGAGCGCGGCACGCTGGGCATCGACGCGCGGGTCGGGGCGTACCTCCCCGACTTCCGCGCGGCCGCCCGGCACGACATCACCGTGCGCCAGCTGCTCACCCACACCTCCGGGCTGCGCCCCGAACTCCCGCTGTACGACTGCGCGGACGACGCGGAACGGCTGGAGATGCTGCGCGGGGAGGCGCCGATCGGCGTCCCCGGCATCTACTGCTACTCCGACCTGAACCTGCTCCTGCTCCAGCACGTCCTGGAACGCATCACGAGCCGCACGCTCGACGTCCTGATCCACGACGGCATCACCCGCCCGCTGGGCATGACCGCGACCCACTTCGGCCCCTGCCCCGGGGCCGCGGCGACCGAGGACCAGCGGCGGCCGTGGGCCAAGGCGGACCGGGGCATGCTGCGGGGGGTCGTCCACGACGAGAACGCCTGGGCGCTGGGCGGGGTCGCGGGTCACGCGGGTCTCTTCTCCACCGGGCACGACCTGGCGGTCTTCTGCCGCGCCCTGCTCTCCGGCGGCGCCTACGGCCCCGCCCGCATCCTGGGCCCCGACTTCGTCGAGCTGCTCCTGACCCCGCCCGGCCTGGGGGTCGCGATCGACCAGCCGAGGTTCATGGGGGAGCTGGCGGGCCGGGGGGCCGCGGGGCACACGGGGTTCACGGGGACGTCGATGGTGCTGGATCCGGGGACGGACACGTTTCTGGTGCTGCTGGCGAACGCGGTGCATCCGCGGCGCCGGCCACCGGACAGGGGGGCCCGAGCGAGGGCCGCGGCTGGGACGCGGGTGGCGCGGGCGGTGCGGGGGCTGTAG
- a CDS encoding multidrug effflux MFS transporter: MGDRGGPIQHVPQPTAQTANQPSIRALRRTGLLVTFILGGLTATPPLAMDMYLPALPEVTRSLHAPAATVQLTLTACLAGMALGQLVVGPMSDRWGRRRPLLAGLAVYVVATALCALAPTVEFLVAFRLAQGLAGAAAIVIARAVVRDLYDGVAMARFFSTLMLISGVAPIVAPLIGGQILRVTDWRGVFVVLTAVGVLLAALVWRRLPETLPPEDRHSGGVGEALRAMRGLLADRAFTGYTLAGGFAFAALFAYIAASPFVIQEIYGASPQTFSLLFGLNSVGLVVVGQINGKLLVGRVSLDRILGVGLAIVILAASALLLMSLGVFGEVGLAPVAAVLFVLMSAMGVTLPNTQALALLRTKRAAGSASALLGTSSFLIGAVASPLVGIAGEDTAVPMAVVQLAAALVALACFMGMCRPWNGRTDAEGAGS; the protein is encoded by the coding sequence ATGGGCGACCGTGGGGGGCCGATACAGCACGTGCCGCAGCCGACGGCACAGACGGCGAACCAGCCATCCATCCGCGCCCTGCGCCGCACCGGCCTCCTCGTCACCTTCATCCTCGGCGGTCTGACGGCGACACCCCCGCTGGCGATGGACATGTACCTCCCCGCGCTCCCGGAGGTCACCCGGTCCCTGCACGCGCCCGCCGCGACCGTCCAGCTCACGCTCACCGCCTGTCTGGCCGGCATGGCGCTCGGGCAGCTGGTGGTCGGCCCGATGAGCGACCGCTGGGGCCGCAGGCGCCCACTGCTGGCCGGCCTGGCCGTGTACGTCGTCGCCACCGCGCTCTGCGCGCTCGCGCCCACCGTGGAGTTCCTGGTCGCCTTCCGGCTGGCGCAGGGCCTCGCGGGTGCGGCGGCGATAGTGATCGCGCGGGCGGTCGTACGCGACCTCTACGACGGCGTGGCCATGGCCCGCTTCTTCTCGACCCTCATGCTGATCTCCGGGGTCGCCCCGATCGTGGCCCCGCTCATCGGAGGCCAGATCCTGCGGGTGACGGACTGGCGGGGCGTGTTCGTCGTGCTCACGGCGGTGGGGGTGCTGCTCGCCGCCCTCGTCTGGCGGCGGCTCCCCGAGACCCTGCCGCCGGAGGACCGGCACAGCGGCGGCGTCGGCGAAGCGCTGCGCGCCATGCGGGGCCTGCTCGCCGACCGCGCCTTCACCGGATACACGCTGGCGGGCGGGTTCGCCTTCGCGGCCCTCTTCGCGTACATAGCGGCGTCGCCCTTCGTGATCCAGGAGATTTACGGGGCCTCGCCGCAGACCTTCAGCCTGCTGTTCGGACTCAACTCGGTCGGCCTGGTCGTCGTCGGCCAGATCAACGGCAAGCTGCTGGTGGGGCGGGTCAGCCTGGACCGGATACTGGGCGTGGGCCTGGCGATCGTCATCCTGGCGGCGAGCGCGCTGCTGCTCATGTCGCTCGGTGTCTTCGGCGAGGTCGGACTGGCCCCGGTGGCCGCCGTGCTGTTCGTCCTGATGTCCGCGATGGGCGTCACGCTCCCCAACACCCAGGCCCTCGCCCTGCTGCGCACCAAGCGCGCCGCCGGGTCCGCCTCCGCGCTCCTCGGTACGTCCTCCTTCCTCATCGGCGCCGTCGCGTCGCCCCTCGTGGGCATCGCCGGAGAGGACACCGCCGTCCCGATGGCCGTCGTCCAACTGGCCGCAGCACTGGTGGCGCTGGCCTGCTTCATGGGAATGTGCCGTCCCTGGAACGGACGTACGGATGCGGAGGGAGCAGGGAGCTGA
- a CDS encoding Gfo/Idh/MocA family protein, which produces MAERNVRWGILATGGIAAAFTADLVDLPDADVVAVASRSQASADAFAERFGIPRAYGDWNALAQDGDIDVVYVATPHSAHRTAAGLCLEAGRNVLCEKAFTLNAREAEELVTLAKARGSFLMEAMWMYCNPLVRRLKALVDDGAIGEVRHVQADFGLAGPFPPSHRLRDPAQGGGALLDLGVYPVSFAQLLLGEPSDVAARAMLSPEGVDLQTGALLSWDSGALASVHCSIVGGTATSASVTGSGGRIDVPNGFFFPDRFVLHRDGRDPEEFTAAPADGARNSLRHEAAEVMRALRAGETESPVVPLDGTLAVMRTLDAIRDRVGVRYPGEAPEGDADEDLAPALTPV; this is translated from the coding sequence GTGGCGGAACGAAACGTGCGGTGGGGGATCCTGGCGACCGGAGGGATCGCGGCCGCGTTCACGGCGGATCTCGTCGACCTGCCGGACGCCGACGTGGTGGCGGTGGCCTCGCGGTCCCAGGCCTCGGCGGACGCGTTCGCGGAGCGCTTCGGGATACCGCGGGCGTACGGCGACTGGAACGCGCTCGCCCAGGACGGCGACATCGATGTCGTGTACGTCGCCACCCCGCACTCGGCACATCGCACCGCCGCCGGACTGTGCCTGGAGGCCGGGCGGAACGTGCTGTGCGAGAAGGCGTTCACGCTGAACGCGCGGGAGGCCGAGGAACTGGTCACCCTGGCGAAGGCGCGCGGCAGCTTCCTGATGGAGGCGATGTGGATGTACTGCAACCCTCTGGTCCGGCGCCTCAAGGCGCTGGTGGACGACGGCGCGATCGGCGAGGTGCGCCATGTCCAGGCCGACTTCGGGCTGGCCGGTCCCTTCCCTCCCTCGCATCGACTGCGCGACCCGGCGCAGGGCGGCGGCGCGCTGCTGGACCTCGGCGTGTACCCGGTCTCCTTCGCCCAGTTGCTGCTCGGGGAGCCGTCGGACGTGGCGGCGCGCGCGATGCTGTCGCCCGAGGGCGTCGACCTGCAGACGGGTGCCCTGCTCTCCTGGGACAGCGGCGCCCTCGCGTCGGTGCACTGCTCCATCGTCGGCGGTACGGCGACCTCCGCGTCGGTGACCGGCTCGGGCGGCCGTATCGACGTTCCGAACGGCTTCTTCTTCCCGGACCGCTTCGTCCTGCACCGCGACGGCCGTGACCCCGAGGAGTTCACGGCCGCCCCGGCGGACGGGGCCCGCAACAGCCTGCGGCACGAGGCCGCCGAGGTGATGCGGGCCCTGCGGGCCGGGGAGACCGAGTCCCCGGTGGTCCCGCTGGACGGCACGCTCGCCGTGATGCGGACGCTCGACGCGATCCGGGACCGCGTCGGTGTCCGCTACCCGGGCGAGGCCCCGGAAGGGGACGCGGACGAGGACCTCGCGCCCGCGCTCACGCCTGTGTGA